From the Micromonospora echinospora genome, the window GGCTCTGGCGCGCCTCCGGCGTGCTGCCGGCGTCACACGGGGGTGGCGGATGTCGCTGGCCGAGGTGGGCATGGTCTACGGGACGGTGCCGTTCGTGTGGATGACCTTGATGCCGGGGCCGGGGGCGGGCATCGTCCCCGGCCGGGTGAGTCTGGTCCCGCTGCGGGACCTGGTCACGATGGGGCCGGTCGGATCGGCGGCAACCTGCTGATCTTCGCGGCGCTGGGGTTCTTCGCCCCGATGCGGTTCGCGGCGCTGGCGTCGGTGCCGCGGATCCTGGCGCTCGGGGCAGGTTGCTCGGTCCTGGTCGAAACCGCCCAGTACGTCCTGCGGCTGGACCGGGTGTCCTCCGTGGATGACGTACTGGTCAACGCCACCGGTGCCGTGCTGGCCGCGCTGGCGTCGCGCCACTGGTGGCGCACTGCGGCGGAGGCGCCGTCGGACCGGCCTCGCCCCGCGCCGGTACCGGCAGGCTGAGCCGTGTCCAGCATGAAATACCAGCGTGGTCATAGGGTCCCGGCATGCGCGTACTGATCGTGGAGGACGAGCCCTACCTGGCCGAAGCTGTCCGGGACGGCCTGCGGCTGGAGGCGATCGCCGCCGACATCGCCGCCGACGGCGACTCCGCCCTGGAACTGCTCAGCGTCAACTCCTACGACCTCGCGGTCCTCGACCGCGACATCCCCGGCCCCTCCGGCGACGAGGTCGCGCGTCGCATCGTCGCCTCCGGCAGCGGCATCCCCATCCTCATGCTGACCGCTGCCGACCGGATCGACGACAAGGCCTCCGGGTTCGAGCTGGGCGCCGACGACTACCTCACCAAACCGTTCGACCTGCGGGAGCTCGTCCTGCGGCTGAGGGCGCTCGACCGCAGACGTGGGTACGCCCGGCCCCCGGTCCGCGAGATCGCGGGCCTGCGGCTCGACCCGTTCCGCCGGGAGGTCTTCCGCAACGGACGCCACGTCGCGCTCACCCGCAAGCAGTTCGCGGTGCTGGAAGTCCTCGTCGCCGCCGAGGGCGGGGTCGTCAGCGCCGAAGAGCTGCTGGAGCGGGCCTGGGACGAGAACGCCAACCCCTTCACCAACGCCGTGCGCATCACCGTCTCCGCACTGCGCAAACGGCTCGGCGAACCATGGATCATCGCCACGGTGCCCGGCGTCGGCTACCGCATCGACACCGCCCCCGGCACCGGGCGTGAGGGAGAGGAGCGTGGATAGGGAGCCCGGTTTGAGCGTCCGCCTCAAACTGACCCTCAGCTATGCCGGGTTCGTCATGCTGGCAGGTGGCTTGCTTCTCGTCACCGTGTGGGTGTTCCTGCTGCGTTACGTACCCGAGGTGATCGACAACGCCCAGGTGCCCGCACCAGCACCCAACCGCTCCCGTCTCCCCGCCCCCGTGATGTTCGTACCGAACCGCTCCGACCTGCTCCGCGCCTTCGCTCCGAGAGCAGTCGCAGTGCTGGCCTTCCTGCTGGTCTTCGGCCTGCTGGGCGGATGGATCCTCGCCGGCCGGATGCTCGCGCCGCTGACCCGCATCACCAATGCCACACGCGTGGCCGCAGACGGATCACTGTCCCACCGGATCCGCCTGGAGGGCCGCAGGGACGAATTCCGTGAACTCTCCGACGCGTTCGACTCGATGCTCGAACAACTCGAGTCCCACGTCGCCGAGCAGCAGAGGTTCGCCGCGAACGCCTCCCACGAACTGCGCACCCCGCTCGCGATCTCGCGGACGCTCCTCGACGTCGCCCGCAAGGATCCCACGCAGGGGCGGGGCGAACTCATCGAACGACTGCACACCATCAACCAGCGGGCGATCGACCTCACCGAGGCCCTCCTGCTGCTCAGCCGCGGCGACCGCAGAAACTTCACCCGCGAAAGCGTCGACCTCTCCCTCGTCGCCGAAGAAGCCGCCGAAACGCTGCTTTCCCTCGCTGAACGGCGTCGGATCACGCTGGACGTCTCCGGCGGGGCGGCCCGAACCAGCGGCTCCGCCGAACTCCTGCTGCGGATGGTGACGAACCTCGTCCAGAACGCCATCGTCCACAACCTCCCCGCCGGCGGCTCCGTGGCGGTTCACACCGAGGCGCACGGCGACACGAGCGTGCTGCGGATCGAGAACACGGGTCGTCGGCTCCCACCCGAACTGGTACCGACCTTCACCGAACCCTTTCAGCGCGGAACGGAACGCGTACGCACCGACGAACACGCCGGCGTCGGCCTCGGCCTCGCCATCGTGCACAGCATCGTCCGCGCCCACGCTGGGACCCTCGACCTCGTCCCCAAACCCAACGGAGGTCTCCGCGTCACGGTCCGGCTTCCCGGCACGCCGTAGCACCCCCGAACGGTCCCTCGTTCGGTCTGGCAGCCTCAACGCCCCGGTGGCCGCTTGCTACGCGCGATCGTGAGTTTGCCGGAACGCCTTGGTCGTCGGACAGTCGGCTGTCATCTACCCGGGGAAAGGAGACCTTCCAGTGCCCGTGGCAGTGGGTAGACGCGCTCTGGGGGGAACAGCCGCTGGGCCTTGGCGGCATGCCCGGTTTGTGTCAGTGCCGCGGCCTTGCGAACCTGGGGGGTGAGGTCGGTGAGACTGACGATCCAGTCGTCGGTGAACGTGCGGATCAGCCGGCGGCCGATGCCGACCTGGATGCTGTAGTGGTTCAGGGCCGCGCCGCGGGGCGAGCGTTCCGGATCCCACTGGACATGTACGGCTGCCTCGGCCACGGTCGCCGGGTCGGCCGTCGTGAGCACCGCCTGGGACAGCGCTTCCTCCCAGCCCTGCCGGGTCATCCGCACGGCGAGAACACGCTCCTGACCGGGTTTGCGGGCCCAGTTGCTGCGGTGCATCAGCCACAGGAAGGAGGGCTTGATCCATGTCATCCTGTGGAAGGAGAACGGCGCAACGAAGCGGCCCGCTCGCAGCGCCGCGTCGGCGATGGCAGGCGAGTACGCCTGGTAGACCACGATGGTCTGCGCATCGTAGTCAGCGCGGATCTGGTACTGGGGTGCCATGCGCCGCACCCTGCCATCCGCTCCACCCGCCTCGCGAACCTTTTTCCCCCTGACCCGGGCCGGTTCGAACATATTGGTCGTGGTCATTCCCGCCTGAAAGCTCATTGACGTCGCCGTCGTTGTTGCGCACCAGCACCGGCGCGTCGCCGACGATCACCCGGTAGGTGTGGACGTCGACGACGGTGCGGGCGTGCGTCCGCTCCGCCGAGGCCGCCGGCCGTCTCACCGCACCCGACACCATCGCGGCCCCGGCCAGCCATCAGAACGGGGCGTCCACCGAGAGCCGGCGCACCTGCGTCAGGTACGGGTCCAGCTCTCCCACCTCGAACCGGCAGGTGCCGATGACGTGCCAGAACTGGCCGCCCGGATCACCGTCCAGCTTGTACCGGCCGTCCGGGCTGACCGCGGCCCAGCCGTCCGGCAGGCCGATCAGAGTGGCGCGTAGCTGCCCGTGCTCCGGGTCCGCGACGTCCCACAGCCGGACGGTGCCGTCGTCACCGGCGCTGGCGAGCATGCTGCTGTCCGGGCTGAACGCCACCGACCATACCCGCCGGGTGTGCGCGGCCAGGGTGCCGTGCAACCGGCCGGTGCCCGGATCCCACAGCCGGATGACCAGGTCGTCCCCGGCGGTGGCGAGCAGCGCGCCGTTCGGGCTGAACGCGCAGGACCACAGCCTGCCGGTGTGCTCGGTGAGCACCGTACGCCGCTCGCCGGTGAGCGCGTCCCACACCACCGCGGTGCCGTCGTTGCTGGCGCTGGCGAGCAGCGTCCCCTCGCTGTTGAAGCACACCGCGTACACCCGGTCGGTGTGCTGCTCCAGGGTGCGGCGGCAGGTCGCGGTGGCCGCGTCCCAGAGCCGGACGAGATGGTCGTCGCAACCGGTGGCGATGGCCTCGCCGTCCGGGCTGAACGCCACCGCCCGGACCCGGCCCCGGTGTGGGGTCAGGGTGGCGAAGTGGCGGCCGGTACGGCGGTACCACAGTCGGACCGTGTCGTCGTCGTTGGCGGTGGCCAGCGCGTCGCCGTCCGGGCTGAACGCGGCCGACCAGACATGGTCGGTGTCCACGTTCAGTTCACGTTCGTCGACCCCGGTGTCGGTGTTCCACAGGTGCACCCCGCCGTCGCCGCTCGGTGCGGCGACCAGCGGTTCGCCCGGACAGAACACGGCGGAGAGCAGCCGGTCGGCCGGACTGGCGAGCTGCCGGACCAGCCGCCCGGTGCGCGGCTCCCACAGCCGCACCACGCCGTCGTTGCCGCAGGCGGCCAGCATCTCGCCGTCGTCCCGGAAGGACAGCGAGGTGACCCGCCGCCCGTGTCCGCGCAGGGTGTGCTGAAGCTGCCCGGTCCGTACGTCCCAGAGTCGGGTGGTCCCGTCGTTGCTGCTGGTCGCCACCTGGGCCTGGTCCGGCCGCCAGACCACCGGCCAGACCGAGCCGCGGTGCCGGGTCAGCTCGTGCCGGAGCTGGCCGTCGGCGGTGTCCCAGAGCTGGATCGCGCCGTCGCTGGCGGCCGTGGCGAGCATGGTGCCGTCGGCGTTGAACCGGACGCTGTAGATCGCGCCGCGCTGCCGGCCCAGCACCCGGACCGAACGGCCGGTCTCCACGTCCCACAGTCGCAGCGCGCCATGCGTGTCGCCGGTGGCCATCAACCCGCCGTCGGGGTGCACGTCGAGGGCGTACACGTCGGCCTCGTGGCCGCGCGGCTGGCGCAGGAGAGCCCCGTCGGTGGCCCGGCGGATCCACACCCGGCCGTGCTGACCGACGGCGACCAGCGACCGGCCGTCCGGGGTGTGCACCACCCGGTAGACCACCTCCGGCTCCCGCACCTCGAACGCGAGGTTGCCCGAGGCGATCTCCCAGCCGCGGACCACGCCGGCGCTGTCCACCACCACGACCCGCTGACCGTCCGGGCTGAACGAGGTGCCCCAGATGGGGGCGGCGTGCCCGGGCCATTCCTGGCGCAGCCGGGCCGTGCGGGTGTCGTAGAGCCGGACCACGCCGGCCGCGTCGCCCACCACCAGCCGGCCCCGCGCGCCGTCGGTGAGCAGCGGCCACACCCAGCCGGCGAAGACATCCTCGATCACGTGCCGCACGTCGCCGTGGTCGGCGTCCCACAGCCGTACGGTGAGATCGGCCGCGCCGGTGACCAGGTGGTGCGAGGCGGCGTCGAAGCGGACCGCGTAGACCCGGCCCCGGTGACCCTGCAGGGTCCGCACCGGCAGACCGGTGGCCGTGTCGCAGATCAGCACACCCCCGTCGTCGCTGCCCACGGCGAGCACCGTGCCGTCCGGGCTGTACGCCGCCGGCACCGGCAGCCGGCCCACCTCGAAGCCGTACGAGACGCCGACAGCGGGTGGGGCCAGGCCCGGTATCACCGGACGGCCCGGTGCGACCACCGCGCCGCGCAGCTCCGGCGCGCGCAGCAGCGCCGCGTCGGCGTTCACGTCGATCAGCGCGGCCCGGCGCCAACTGCTGCCGGCGACTCGCGTGTCACGCAGATCGGCCCGGAACAGTCGGGCCCCGGCCAGTTCGGCCGCGCGTAGGTCGGCCCCGACGAGGCGGGTCTGGTCCAGGCGGGCGCCGCGTAACCGGGCGTGGAC encodes:
- a CDS encoding VanZ family protein, translated to MRFAALASVPRILALGAGCSVLVETAQYVLRLDRVSSVDDVLVNATGAVLAALASRHWWRTAAEAPSDRPRPAPVPAG
- a CDS encoding response regulator transcription factor, producing the protein MRVLIVEDEPYLAEAVRDGLRLEAIAADIAADGDSALELLSVNSYDLAVLDRDIPGPSGDEVARRIVASGSGIPILMLTAADRIDDKASGFELGADDYLTKPFDLRELVLRLRALDRRRGYARPPVREIAGLRLDPFRREVFRNGRHVALTRKQFAVLEVLVAAEGGVVSAEELLERAWDENANPFTNAVRITVSALRKRLGEPWIIATVPGVGYRIDTAPGTGREGEERG
- a CDS encoding sensor histidine kinase; amino-acid sequence: MSVRLKLTLSYAGFVMLAGGLLLVTVWVFLLRYVPEVIDNAQVPAPAPNRSRLPAPVMFVPNRSDLLRAFAPRAVAVLAFLLVFGLLGGWILAGRMLAPLTRITNATRVAADGSLSHRIRLEGRRDEFRELSDAFDSMLEQLESHVAEQQRFAANASHELRTPLAISRTLLDVARKDPTQGRGELIERLHTINQRAIDLTEALLLLSRGDRRNFTRESVDLSLVAEEAAETLLSLAERRRITLDVSGGAARTSGSAELLLRMVTNLVQNAIVHNLPAGGSVAVHTEAHGDTSVLRIENTGRRLPPELVPTFTEPFQRGTERVRTDEHAGVGLGLAIVHSIVRAHAGTLDLVPKPNGGLRVTVRLPGTP
- a CDS encoding DUF4291 domain-containing protein; its protein translation is MAPQYQIRADYDAQTIVVYQAYSPAIADAALRAGRFVAPFSFHRMTWIKPSFLWLMHRSNWARKPGQERVLAVRMTRQGWEEALSQAVLTTADPATVAEAAVHVQWDPERSPRGAALNHYSIQVGIGRRLIRTFTDDWIVSLTDLTPQVRKAAALTQTGHAAKAQRLFPPERVYPLPRALEGLLSPGR